In Phreatobacter cathodiphilus, the genomic window TGGTGGTCGACGAGCACTACCGCTGCACCGGCCTCGTCACGGTCAAGGACATCGAGAAGCAGGTCGCCAACCCCAACGCCTGCAAGGACGAGCAGGGGCGCCTCAGGGTCGCCGCGGCCACCACGGTGGGCGAGCAGGGCTATGAGCGCACGGAGATGCTGATCGACGCGGGCGTCGACCTCGTCGTCGTCGACACCGCCCACGGCCATTCCCAGAAGGTGCTGGACCAGGTGACGCGCATCAAGCGCCTGTCCAACAAGGTCCAGGTCGTCGCCGGCAACGTCGCCACCGGCGCGGCGACGCGCGCCCTCATCGACGCCGGCGCCGACGCCATCAAGGTCGGCATCGGCCCGGGCTCCATCTGCACCACCCGCATCGTCGCCGGCGTCGGGGTACCGCAGCTCACCGCCATCATGGAGAGCGTCGAGGCGGCGCAGGCGAGCGGCACGCCGGTCATCGCCGACGGCGGCATCAAGTTCTCCGGCGATCTCGCCAAGGCGCTGGCGGCCGGCGCCGAGGTCGCCATGATCGGCGGCCTGCTGGCGGGCACCGACGAGGCGCCCGGCGAGGTCTATCTGTGGCAGGGACGCTCCTACAAGAGCTACCGGGGCATGGGCTCGGTGGGCGCCATGGCCCGCGGTTCCGCCGATCGCTACTTCCAGGCCGAGGTGAAGGATACGCTGAAGCTCGTTCCCGAGGGCATCGAGGGGCAGGTCGCCTACAAGGGGCCGGTCTCCACCGTCGTCCACCAGCTCGTCGGCGGCCTGCGGGCGGCCATGGGCTATACCGGCGCCCGCGATCTCGCGGATTTCCGCACCAAGACCGAGTTCGTACGCATCTCCGGCGCCGGTCTGCGTGAGAGCCACGTGCACGACGTGACGATCACGCGCGAGAGCCCGAACTATCCGAACGGCGGCCGGGTCTGAGCCGGCCCTCAGCCGTTCTCCCATAAAAAAGGCGGCCCGCGGGCCGCCTTTCGTCGTCGTGGAGAGGAGGATCAGTCGCAGACGCGCACGCGCCGCACTTCCGGGCCCCAGGGGGTGTCGACCCAGCGGCGCTCGATCCAGCACTCGCGGTAGGGCGAGGCGGCCGCGGCGGCCGCGCCGCCGATGATCAGGGCCGCGGCACCGGCGCCGACCCACGGGCCGGGACCGCGCCAGCCGCGACCACGATAGTAGCCGGGACCGGGGCGGAAGCCGGGACGGCCGGCAAAACCGGGACCCGGACGGAAGCCCGAACGGCCGCCGAAGCCGGGTCCGCCACGGAAGCCGCCGCCGCGGCGCTGCATCTCGACCGGCTGGCTGTGGTCGACGGCGGCGCCGGTCGCCGCACGCTCCGCGGCGAGGGCGGACGACGGCGCGAGGGTGGCACCGCCGAGGGCGAGCGCACCGAAGGCGGCGGAGAGCGCGAGGCTCCTGAAGGAATTCTGACGCATGACGAAGTCTCCCCGAGTACACGACGGGCGTCCTGCCCGCCGGGCCGCGACGCAGTGGGCGCGCCGTCTCGGCCATAGGACCGGCCAATTCCGGTATTTCCTTGACCAACCCGCCGGCAGCATGCTCGGTTCCGCCGCGTTGACAAGATCGGCTCCCGCTTTTGCGGGGTCGTGATGGAGAAAATTCGATGGGTTTGATGAATCCCGGCGGCGCTTCGCTCGTCTGGCCCGTGCTCGCCCAGGTGGCCCTGACCTTCGTGGTCCTCTTCATCATGGGCTTCTACCGGCGCCAGGCCCTCTATGCCCGAGAGGTGCGCCTGAAGGACATCGCCCTGTCGTCGGAAACCTGGCCGCCGAAGGCCCGGCAGGCGGCCAACAACTTCTCCAACCAGTTCGAGACGCCGGTGCTCTTCTACGTGCTGGCCATCATGGCGATCCATGTCGGCGCCACGGGCTGGGTCATGGCCACCTTCGCCTGGCTCTTCGTCGCGACCCGCATCGTGCACGCCTATGTCCATATCGGCTCGAACGACCTGCGCCTGCGCCCGCTCGTCTTCCTGATCGGCTGCCTCGCGCTGGTCGCCATGCTCGTCGGCGTCCTCATCGCCGCGCTTTGACGACAAGGACCCCGGTCTCGCGACCGGGGTCGAAGTCGGGCAGGGAAGCCGGGTCGGGCTCGGCTCACCAGGCGCAGACGTTCACGAGGCGGCGCTGCAGCCCGTAGGGGGTGTCCACCAGGCGGTAGCGGTAGCAGCTCGCCCCGACGGTGGCGACGCCGAGCCCGCCCACCCAGACGCCGTGGCGCCAGACGCGGTGCCGGTGGCCGTGGCCG contains:
- the guaB gene encoding IMP dehydrogenase, producing MAVIKSIEEALTFDDVLLRPGLSDVMPGDVDVRSRITRTISLNIPLMSSAMDTVTEYRMAIAMAQAGGIGVIHRNLEPEVQADHVRQVKRFESGMVLNPITIHPDETLADALALMKKHGFSGFPVVERGPNGKGGKLVGILTNRDVRFATHPGQPVSELMTKDRLITVGEGVTQEEAKRLLHQFRIEKLLVVDEHYRCTGLVTVKDIEKQVANPNACKDEQGRLRVAAATTVGEQGYERTEMLIDAGVDLVVVDTAHGHSQKVLDQVTRIKRLSNKVQVVAGNVATGAATRALIDAGADAIKVGIGPGSICTTRIVAGVGVPQLTAIMESVEAAQASGTPVIADGGIKFSGDLAKALAAGAEVAMIGGLLAGTDEAPGEVYLWQGRSYKSYRGMGSVGAMARGSADRYFQAEVKDTLKLVPEGIEGQVAYKGPVSTVVHQLVGGLRAAMGYTGARDLADFRTKTEFVRISGAGLRESHVHDVTITRESPNYPNGGRV
- a CDS encoding MAPEG family protein, with translation MGLMNPGGASLVWPVLAQVALTFVVLFIMGFYRRQALYAREVRLKDIALSSETWPPKARQAANNFSNQFETPVLFYVLAIMAIHVGATGWVMATFAWLFVATRIVHAYVHIGSNDLRLRPLVFLIGCLALVAMLVGVLIAAL